CCCGACGACAGTCTGCATTCGTGCCGCATTCTTCCTGCACTCCCCTGCGCGAGCTGACCACGGCGGAGAGGAAGAAGTTGTAGTTGAATTTCGCTGCGTCCTTGCCCGTGTGCAGACGTTCCCAAGCGTGGCCGTCGAAGGAGTAGAGGTCGCCCTTGCCATCGATGGCGGGGCCCTCGTCACAGACGGCGGGGAAGTTGGTGGCGTCGGCCGTGAGGTGGGCCACATAGATGGCTACCGTGAGCGCTTCGGCACCGTCGATGGTGAAAGGCGTGGTGAGCGTCACGGTGTTTGTCACGCCGTAGGTGAAGGCTTGCGTGATAGCCTGTCGGTAGACACGGCGACCTTGTGAGATGTAGACTTCATACGTGTTGCCGCGTGTGGGGGAGAAGCGTACGGCGGTGATGGTGCGGAGGTTCAGGGGCGCAATGTCCGTAGGCTCCCAGCGTTGGCCGAAATAGAAGGGACGCGCCTCGCCGGTATTGTTCACGTTCACCTGATAGTGTGCCCGCGAGCCGCCCCAGTAGATGGATTGCTCGTACACGGGAGCCTCCCAGAGGATGGCTGCCCGGCCATTGGTGGTGCGTGTCACCTTCACGTTCGTCGGTGCCTTGAGGGCGACCTGTTCGAGGAGGGTCGTGCTGCCGTTCGACTCGTTGCCGGACGCATAGACGGCGGTCACGGCGTAGGCGAGCGTCCCCTGTCCCGGTGTCGTATCGATGTAGGAGGTCGTGGTCGACTCGCCGATCTTCGTTTGGTTGCGATAGATGTAGTAGGTACGGGGAGCGCCCGAAGTCGGGGCTGTCCACGTCAGGCGGACGCGTCCGTTATCCATGACAGCCTTCAATCCGCTCGGAGCACTGGCGCTGCGGTGATAACGTCCATCGAGCACCTCCACACCGCTGTTCGTGGGGTCGAGGAAACGGTCGAAATGCGTGTCTGTGCCCGCCTGTTTGTTCCAGTGATAGCTGAGCTTGCCATAGAGGTTGTCGCCCTCAGGCTTTGTGCACGCCGACGTACCGCCCGTCAGCGAACCCACGATGCGGTGGCTGCTGTTGAAGAGCGGTGCACCCGACGAGCCCACCTCGGTCACTCCGTGGCCATTGTCGGTCTGGGCAAAGACGGCGTTCCAGTGGGCATTCGGTGCGCCTTCCAGGCTACCCTCGCCGTAGAACGTAGCCGAGCTTAGGGGGCGGGTATAGGTTGAGATCTTCATGTAGTCGCCTTGCGGATGATGGAGCGAGATGCCCCAGGCCGATGCCTGCTCGCTGCGATCCCAGCCGTTATAGTAGACGTTGTAATCCTCCGGGATGCTCTGCCGGAGCAACAGCAGGAGTCCGTCCGATCCGCCGTGGGTAGGCGTGGAGGCCAGGCGGGTGCAGCCCACCATGCTGCGCGTGGGCGTCGTTTGCCCGTCGCTGCGGCAGGTGCTGTACGCCTTATGGAAGATGAACTGCCACTGGCGCAGCTCCTCGTCGGTAGCCTTGACGCCTGTGGCATCTTGTCCGCAATGGGTGGCGGTGAGGATGTAGGGCTTCAGATCCTGAGCCGTATTGTTCAGCAGGGCGCCGGTACAGACATAGCCACGGTCGTTGATCCGTTGGATCATTTGGCAGACGCCCCGCTTCTCGTTTTGCCAGGAGTCGCCCTCGGAGCAGTTCACGTTCACCTCGCACGAGGCCGCTGTCCGTCGGAGCTGCGCCCCTTGTCGCCACGTACGGTCGCCCTCGGGCAGGTTGTAGCCATACCCTACGGCCTCGATCTCCAGTCGTGGCTGACGGCCGTCCGGGCCCGGAGCGTATTCCAGCGTGATGGCATCGCCCGAAATGAAACTCGTGGCGAAGCGTCCGCCGTCGGGGTTGGTGGCGTGGGTATAGGCCCCCAACAGCTCCGATTTGTCCTGATTATATAGGTAGAGGCGCCCACCTTCGGGGATGAGGAAGTCGGCGTAATAGAGCATCAGGGCCTGTGCACCCTCGGCCTCGATCTCCAGCTGCCAGATGGTCTGGCCGTCGGGGAGGGTGGTCCATGCGCCGGCGTTCTGGGGGGTCATCTTGACGTCGATGAGTCGGGAGACGCATCGCGGCGCCAATCCCTCGCTCTCGCGCCAGCTGCCGACCAGCTTTTCGTCGGCTATGCTGAAGTTCACGGCCACCTTCTCGGCCGCGGCTCGACTGCGCAGCGTCTGTTCATAGCGGAAGCTGGGAGGTGTGCCCCCCAGACTTATCTGCGCCTTAGCGCCCCAGGCCATTCCCCAGGCCAGGCACCCCGCCAGTGCGGCGCGCAGGATCGTTGATTGAATAGGAGTCATAATAGCAATAGTTACGGCTCGCAAGTGGAGGCGAGCGGCGCAAAAGTAGGCCGATTTCGACGATCGAGGGGGGCCGTGAACCGACGCTCCGGGGGTGGGCCGTCCTGCCTCGCGGCCGGTCGGACTTGGGGAGGTGGCCGCAAGGCAGCCCGGAGCGGAATGCAGGCCTTGTCGTATATTGCGCCCACAAAAACAAAAGGTTATGTGTATGCAAAAGGAAAAGTTCCATATCGAGTACATCTTCGACAAGGTGTCGAACCACAGCTTGTGGAATCATCTGACTACGCCGCGCGGACTCTCGTCCTGGTTTGCTGACGACGTCAATATCCATTCACAGACCTACACCTTCACTTGGCGGAAAGTGCAGGAGCAGGCGGTCGTCATCAAGTTAGAGCCCGAGGTCTGCATCCGTTTCCATTGGGTGGACGACGAGGAGGCGGCGAGCTACTTCGAGTTCATCATACATCACATTGAGCTGACCGGCGCCACGGCGCTCGAGATAACCGACTTCGCTACGCCGGACGAAAAGGCGGACGCGATCGAGCTGTGGGACACCCAAGTGGCTGAGCTTCGTCGCACGTTGGGCATCTGACCCCCCGAAGTCACCCCATAAAGAAAGGAAGGCGCTTCACCCTCGGAACGAACAGAGGGGAGGCGCCTTCCTTTTTTGCGTGCGACACGTAGCGGGAGCGATAGCAAGCGGCCAGAACACCCGGTGAGTGGTCTCACCCGTCGGTGCCTGGCCGCCTCTTCGTCATTCCTCCGGCAGATGGATGTCGGGGCCACCGTCGTCGCCACCGGGTTTGGGCTTCTCGCCCGGTTTGCCCGGCTGTTTGGGATCCTTCGGGTCCTTGGGCGTGTCTGGCTGCTTCGGTTCCTTCGGCTCTTTGGGCTGTTTAGGCTCCTTGGGCGTCTTGGGATCCTTGGGCTGCTTAGCGGCCTTCTTCTGAGCCTGACTTTGGCGATAGACCTCGTTCAGCTCACTGGTGCGTGTGTTCATCTCGTCGACCATCGTGGCGATGAGGTCTTTCTCCACGGGCGCCTTGCCGAAGCTGTAGGCGTTTTGGAGCACGAAGAAGATTTGGTCGAGCACCTCGTCCGTCTTGGCGCGTGCCACGCGTGCAGGGGGCAGCTTGGCGGAGGCGGTGCGATCCTGAGTGCGTTTAGCGGCGTAGGCGTCAAACTCCTTGTTGACCGTCTCCAGCTTGTTTACGGCGTTGGTAAGCCGGAGGGTGGTCACATGCGAAGCGTATTTCTCGCTTCTGAAGTCTGTCACTAAGCCATCGATGTCAGCCGATTCGCGGTCGTTAGACTTCTGCTGTATACGGTCGTAAGCGCGGATCAGGGTGTAAAGCATTTTGGCTGCTTCTGCTTCGCTTGCTTCGGGCGAGAGGCGATAGTCACGGATCAGGCTGAAGATGAACGTGAGCAGGTTGTCACGCTCCACATCTTTCTTGTCCATGAGTTCGGTGTTGACATTCATCAGCGCTTCCTTGTTGATGTTGCCTTCCACCTTGAGGTCGCCATCCCATTCGTTCATCAGCTCGTTCGGGAGACCGATTTTGGTCAGATCGAACCGATGGACGATGCCATAGAGTTCGCTGTGGTAACGCACATGGAGCGAGTTATCCAGCTTATCCGTTCCGATTTTTTTGATCTCGATTGTCCTTGCCATTTTGTTTGAAAAGGGGGGATAGGGTGATTGTATGTGCTCTTTATCTTCATGGGATGAGGCCGGACGCCGATTGGCCCTCCCCATCGGACGCCAGTAAAGAGTTCCGCCGTCCGACGGGGGACAAATGTATAGGCAGAAGTAAAGAAGTCTACAACGGGCAGCACTTTTTAGGCCCCGACGGGGTGTTGGCCTGCAAAACAGACCGCCTTTTGGGCTCCGACGGGGTGTTGGCCTGCAAAACAGACCGCCTTTTAGGCCCCGACGGGGTGTTGGCCTGCAAAACGGGCCACCTTTTGGGCCCCGACGGGGTGTTGGCCTGCAAAACAGACCGCCTTTTGGGCCTCGACGGGGTGTTGGCCTACAAAACAGACCGCCTTTTGGACCCCGACGGGGTGTTGGCCTACAAAACAGCCCGCCTTTTGGGCCCCGACGGGGTGTTGGCCTACAAAACAGACCGCCTTTTGGACCCCGACGGGGTGTTGGCCTGCAAAACAGCCCGCCTTTTGGGCCTCGACGGGGTGTTGGCCTGCAAAACAGACCGCCTTTTGGGCCTCGACGGGGTGTTGGCCTGCAAAACGGGCCGCCAATTGGGGGCGCGTTCGGTCACTTCCTCTCTACGGCGTAATCCTTCGCGCGGCGGACGATCTGGTAGCCCGGAGCAAGCGTCAGCCGCCAGCCGGAGCCGACGGCGCCGGTGGGGCTCGTGGTGTGTGGGGCACGGACGGTGATGGTCGTCCAGCTGGGCGAGATCAGCGCGCCGCCGTCCGTTACGTCGAGGGTGCCCCAGAGATCGGTGAGCTGGAGCTGCGGATAGACGGTGCCCAAGGTGCTGCCGAGCGAGATGAGGGTGTTCGGGTTGAAGGAGAACTGCATGGCGCGGAGGGGCAGGGTCAGGTGTGGGCCGTCCACGAGGCTGGCGCGGAGGCTGTCGGTGAGCGACTTCCGGTCGGCTTCGCGAGCGGATTCTTGGCGGATGATGATGTCGCCATGATAGGCCGCGACCCATGACGCGGGGAGGCTGTCGGGCAGGGTGAGGCCAAAGAGCCGGGCGAGATGGTCCGTGATGGGCGTCTCGTCCGTGATGGTGCGATGCCAATCGGGCGCAGCGTCGGCGGCGAGCCGACCGTAAGCGGGCAGGGTGGCGTAAGCAAACGAGCGGACGAAGGTGGGATTGCCGAGCAGGGCGTCGATGCGCGCGATGAGATAGGCTTGGGCAAGGTCGGCTGGCATGCTGGCCACGGTCTGGCCGGTGTATTCCGCCAGCCCCTCGTTGCGCTCGAGGGCATGTTCGGACTCGGCGGCGCCGGGGAAACGTCGGTGGCGCTCCGTGCGGAAGGCGAGGGCATGGGTGAGGTGCGAGCGACGCTCGTCGGGCGTGGTGGCGCGGAGGGCATCTCGGAGCGCCTCCAGCTCGAGTCGCATCAGTACGCGCCCCTTCTCCGTGTCGAGGTGCCCGTTGTCGCCCCCATGACCCGTGAAGTGCAGTCGGGGTTGGGCGCAGTGGAAGAGCTCGTGGGCCAACAGGACGGTGCGATCTGTCGAATCCTTGGGCAGAGGCAAGAGGATCATCGCCCACGTCCGTCCGCCCCACTTCGTGGCGGTGTTGGCGGTGAGGACATCCTCCGGCAGGCGACCCGCATAGAGGGAGCCGCAGGGCCGAAGCAAGCCCGCGCTGTCCGGCTCGTTGGCGTAGGCCACGCGTGTCTCGGGGTCAATGAATAGGAGTGGGCCATAGAGGTCGAAGCCCCAGAGGGCCGTGTGTCGTGCAGTGGCTTGACGGATCATGCGGAGATCGGCTGCGAGGCTGTCGGCCAGGCCTTCGGATTGTGCATGGGCGATGGTTGTAGCCAGGCTCAGCAGCAGGAGGGGGAGCAGTTTGTTGCGCATCGTGGGGGAGGCGTTTAAGGGGCACTCATCATCGTGCCTCCCGACTCATTGGCCGGGGCTGGCAGGCTTCTCAAAGCGGATATGCAGCACCACCAGTTCGGAGCGGGTGCCGATGCGATAGGGCGGACCGGCGCAGCCGATGCCGGACGAGATGTAGAACTGCGCAGGCCCCTCGCGGAAGTATCCGTAGGTGTGTTTGTAGGCCAGCTTAATGATCCACGAGAAGGGCCAGATCTGCCCCGCGTGGGTGTGGCCAAAGAGGCCGAGGTCGGCGCCGTTCATCACCACCTCGCGAAACTTAGGCTGATGGTCGGCCACGATCACGGGGCGGCTCGTGTCTACCCCGCGCATGAGTTGGCTCAGGGCGGCGCGATGGCGATTGGTGTAGTCGTCGCGGCCGATGAGGGTGAAGGTGCTGTCGGGCTGCACGACGGAGTCGATCAGTAGCGTCCCCCCCGTGCGTCGGAGCCACCGCTGCTTGGCGATGCGGTTGGCGCGATATTCATGGTTGCCAAGCGTGATGTAGACGCCCAAGGGGGCGCGGAGCCGACGCAGATCCTCTTCGATGTGTTCGCGGGCGGCGATGCGCAGCTCGTAGTCGATCACGTCGCCAGCGATGACGACCATGTCCGGCTGCTCGGCATTGCTGAGGGTCACGAACCGTTGGGCGTTGCGCTTACCGATCGACTCGCCGAAGTGGGTGTCCGTCATCAGCACCACCTTCAGGCTGTCGCGCCCGGGCGTGGACTTGGGGATGGTGATCCGGACGTGTTTCACTCTGGGGTCTTCGACGTTGTGATAACCTTGAATCATCAGCCCAACCGTGAAAAGGGCCAGCAGCAGGTAGGCGCCACGCCTCAGCTGGAGGGCGTTCGCCGTGATCCATGCGGGGAACCAGCCCGGCCGACGGCGGTAGATCCAACGGCAGAGATCGAAGAAGAGTAGCCCGGTGACGAGATAAATGGAGGCGATGTACCACGTGCCACAGATCATAAGGATCGGCACCATGACGCTGTCCGGCAGTTCCGAGTGCGTGAAGTAGCCGAAGAAGTACAGGGCCCATTCGGCAGCAAAGAAGAGCGTGTAGAGGAGGCGCCATCGGCGTCGCCTCGGCAAGACAGCGCGCCCCCGGAGGTAGATGTAGAGGGTGAAGAGCAGCTGCCCGAAGATCG
The sequence above is drawn from the Tannerella serpentiformis genome and encodes:
- a CDS encoding trypsin-like serine protease, whose translation is MTPIQSTILRAALAGCLAWGMAWGAKAQISLGGTPPSFRYEQTLRSRAAAEKVAVNFSIADEKLVGSWRESEGLAPRCVSRLIDVKMTPQNAGAWTTLPDGQTIWQLEIEAEGAQALMLYYADFLIPEGGRLYLYNQDKSELLGAYTHATNPDGGRFATSFISGDAITLEYAPGPDGRQPRLEIEAVGYGYNLPEGDRTWRQGAQLRRTAASCEVNVNCSEGDSWQNEKRGVCQMIQRINDRGYVCTGALLNNTAQDLKPYILTATHCGQDATGVKATDEELRQWQFIFHKAYSTCRSDGQTTPTRSMVGCTRLASTPTHGGSDGLLLLLRQSIPEDYNVYYNGWDRSEQASAWGISLHHPQGDYMKISTYTRPLSSATFYGEGSLEGAPNAHWNAVFAQTDNGHGVTEVGSSGAPLFNSSHRIVGSLTGGTSACTKPEGDNLYGKLSYHWNKQAGTDTHFDRFLDPTNSGVEVLDGRYHRSASAPSGLKAVMDNGRVRLTWTAPTSGAPRTYYIYRNQTKIGESTTTSYIDTTPGQGTLAYAVTAVYASGNESNGSTTLLEQVALKAPTNVKVTRTTNGRAAILWEAPVYEQSIYWGGSRAHYQVNVNNTGEARPFYFGQRWEPTDIAPLNLRTITAVRFSPTRGNTYEVYISQGRRVYRQAITQAFTYGVTNTVTLTTPFTIDGAEALTVAIYVAHLTADATNFPAVCDEGPAIDGKGDLYSFDGHAWERLHTGKDAAKFNYNFFLSAVVSSRRGVQEECGTNADCRRAQVLPPSDVTPRLRSARVEDVSERAALRSMQPYAFPEVTGYTIYRDRAKLATVGTTPTRYTDPSTLTRTVNYQVAAIYGRNESEPSAVVSFTPTANAEVDAAEPAIYPNPFGDHLTLSAPERVSQIEIFGADGRLLLKQDRPGTTVDTHTLPTGACLIRLTLNDNSQRTLRGLKH
- a CDS encoding START-like domain-containing protein, with translation MQKEKFHIEYIFDKVSNHSLWNHLTTPRGLSSWFADDVNIHSQTYTFTWRKVQEQAVVIKLEPEVCIRFHWVDDEEAASYFEFIIHHIELTGATALEITDFATPDEKADAIELWDTQVAELRRTLGI
- a CDS encoding DUF6261 family protein produces the protein MARTIEIKKIGTDKLDNSLHVRYHSELYGIVHRFDLTKIGLPNELMNEWDGDLKVEGNINKEALMNVNTELMDKKDVERDNLLTFIFSLIRDYRLSPEASEAEAAKMLYTLIRAYDRIQQKSNDRESADIDGLVTDFRSEKYASHVTTLRLTNAVNKLETVNKEFDAYAAKRTQDRTASAKLPPARVARAKTDEVLDQIFFVLQNAYSFGKAPVEKDLIATMVDEMNTRTSELNEVYRQSQAQKKAAKQPKDPKTPKEPKQPKEPKEPKQPDTPKDPKDPKQPGKPGEKPKPGGDDGGPDIHLPEE
- a CDS encoding metallophosphoesterase, producing the protein MRVFLQAIFGQLLFTLYIYLRGRAVLPRRRRWRLLYTLFFAAEWALYFFGYFTHSELPDSVMVPILMICGTWYIASIYLVTGLLFFDLCRWIYRRRPGWFPAWITANALQLRRGAYLLLALFTVGLMIQGYHNVEDPRVKHVRITIPKSTPGRDSLKVVLMTDTHFGESIGKRNAQRFVTLSNAEQPDMVVIAGDVIDYELRIAAREHIEEDLRRLRAPLGVYITLGNHEYRANRIAKQRWLRRTGGTLLIDSVVQPDSTFTLIGRDDYTNRHRAALSQLMRGVDTSRPVIVADHQPKFREVVMNGADLGLFGHTHAGQIWPFSWIIKLAYKHTYGYFREGPAQFYISSGIGCAGPPYRIGTRSELVVLHIRFEKPASPGQ